The DNA sequence AGCGATAACTGGTGAGTTCTTTTCCATCATGCAATGTTAacattgatttttattttgaaaagtttttatttTGCAATGTTAACATTTATTTTGCAATATCTTTAATTGAAAAGACTAATATGTTACATACGAAGTTAGCAAATCTTTTGAAAAATATCAAAGCTTATTTTAGGGAAGTGACTGTTTGATTAATATAACCAACCCAATTTGTAGGAAAAGTCTATTGTTGTTGGACATGGTCATGCTATATAGCCTCTTCTAGAAAAAATGGAGACCTAGGCTTAGAAAAATTGGGACCTAGGCTTCTACTAAGCGCTTCTTATTTATGAGTGACTTCAAAAGTATTTGTTTAACTCAAAAGTTGTTAAACGAAGATGAATATGTTGTTTttaacttgattttattgataAATGATGATGAAAGTGTTTAATTATAAGTTGCTTCATCAAGCTAACTAGAATAATCTCATTTATGATTTATTGTCTCCTCTTAAGTATGTAAACGCCTAACAAAGTTTTGTATGGTCGTGTAGCTGTTGTTGAAAAGGATTTACGGGCTACTGAAACTATGAACGATGAGTATCTTAAAGCTTTAAAATATCTATTTAGCAACTGCCTGCAACTAAACTTGATGCCCTCAATGTTGGGTAGCTTATGAGTTCCTCTGACTTGGTGTTTTTTAGTGGTTCTACTGCTGTTTTTGTTATGTGGAAGTCTTGCATTTATGTTGCAGTATACttgttttgatttggttgtaatgTTTTCTTATTAGATATATGATTAATTTGTCATTACACTTTTTTTTATCAATACAAGATttattaatttcttaatttactattttgatttatattttcaTTTCAAGAAAAATAATGTTATTACTTTTTTAAGTATATTAAATCACTAAAACAAATTTAATGTATAAAAATGCCTATAATAGCGCTTTTTTTGAAAACGTTATTAAAGATAGGGATCTAGGATAGCATTTTCGAGTAAAGTGCTTTTTAATAAATAAGCCTAACATAGCGCTTTGTCAGAAAAGCGCTATTAAATATTAGCATTAAATCAAACGTTTGAAAAGTGATATTAAAAAGATAATTTAATAGCGCTTAAAAAGCGCTATCTTAGGTAGCAAACCTATAATAACGAGAGCTTTaatagcgcttaaaagcgctattaaatcatcaaaaagcgctattaaatattgtttttggcatagtggttgttgttgttattaagttgtgatGATTAAGTTGTTACGTTGATTTAATAAGTGGcttgttgttgttactaagtggtTTGTTGGTTGTTGTATAGTTGCTGTTATGAAGTTGTGAAATTTGTATGATCCTGATCTAATATATCGTTTATCATACACCTGCTTATATTGGTTGATATCTCACCTCTTCTGTTGTGATGTTGCCTCTACGTGGGCTACATGCAGGTAATTGAAGGATGAAGATTTAGTCGCTGCTAGTTCGAGTCGGGTTgtcactctgatacgtaacactcggggggatgaacacTACTTGTTTAGTCGTTTGGTTTTATTGTTGAATAACTATGTTGATACATGAAGAGTAATTGCTGATGTTACAATGGTTTTAAGTTGAAAAGATGTTATGTCATCAAAGTTGATTAATGTAGTTCCGCTGCTTAATGTTAATAAAGTTGATTCATGTAGTTTTTGTTCATCATAGTGTTTGTGTTATGTATCGGTGATAGCATGATATTATTGTCAAGTTGAATTGAAATACTCCAATTGTTTGTCGAAAAAGAATTTTATAACTCTAATTTTCATAATAATTACcaaggtagaattggggtgttacagtggtCGATGGCGAGATCGCTTGAAACAAAAATCCAATCGGTTCATTGGGAAAATACCGTGAGATGAGGAATACGAAAATGGATTGTATTTTTTTCATGTAAGGTGGTGGTGGCCAGAGAATGGGGCAGCACTCGCTGGGGTTTAATGGCAAAAATTATTCCGTGTTGATTTGGCATGATTTGATGTTCCTGTAATACTGGGTGTCGTGTTAATGGGTTGATAAAATTATGAATCAAATGGATTCTGGGATTAGTAGaacagagaagagaagaagaagagtaattgtcaggaagaagaaaaaaatgtggCGGGGGCCATAAAGGATAAGGGGCGGACGCTCTATATGCCCAGGGTGGGCGCCCCATTTGACCAACAAAGAGGATGGGCGGGCACTTCATAAAGGGATGGCGGGACCACTCAATTTTTGTccttttcttaattgtttttagCCTAACGTAAATATAAATAACAAATTCCATTTCAGGAGATACATTAGTATGGTTTATGGTTTAGTAGTTATAAGTAGCAGATATAGTGTATGTTTGGCAGAAGTAATATATTAGTAGCAGGAAATGAATTGGTAATAAGCTTAATTAAATTAGCATaaggacatatatatatatatatatatatatatatatatatatatatatatatatatatatatatatatatatatatatatatatatatatatatatatatatatatatatatatatatagtctagCTGGTGTTATAGTTTGAAATACAATGACAGGAAAATTGATTTAGCAGCAGAATTATTTTGTGATAGTAAGAATAATGGCAGAGACTAGATTTTGTAGTAGAAGCAATTTTTAATAACAGAGAACTAGTAGTAATAATAAGAATTGATGAAAATAGTACCTAATAGAAGTATTAGTAATTTTAACCGATAAATTAATTAACCGTTTTTGGGTCAAAAACTGTCCAAATAATTACGGAACGCGTGTAGGTTATTTTGGTTGAATTGGTGTATTGGATATTTGTTGAAAACATGTAAAACTTGCAGGTGATGTGAAGTTGGTTCAGTTGCCTCTTTTTATAGGCAAAAATGAAGTTATAAGTTTTATGgccaatgttgataagttgttgtGTTTGCTGCTGGATTATTATCGTTTTTGTTGTTGTGACATTCATAATTGTTTCGCATACATCGCATATTAAGTTGGAGTTGATGCTCGataagttggcctggattggcaaattaagtTGAAgaattatgccttgttgatgcctctattaattggcagtTTTAAGTTAGGAGTTCTGCTCTAATTGTACCACATGTATGTGCATTGTATTGAGTTGCATATTTAAGTTATTGTGTTGATGGGTTGTGAATATTGAAGTATTCATTCGTATCAAGTGGTGATTTTATATACtctaattctaatatattgtttatcatacacttGATTATATAGTTCGAtgtctcaccccttatgtttgaatgttgtcctctgttggtaacatgcaggtaatcAAGAAGGATAGTTGTTACCTTCATTAGTTTGAGTCGGTgttgttgctctgatacgtagcactctgggggacGAACGCATGTTTTTCCTTATTTTTGATTTGTTTCTATTGCtgaatttttgaattgttttcCTTAAGACTTGTTATTTTTGAAGGTTTTATGTCGAAGTAAGATGCTATGTTTATTCAAAATTTAAAGTTGTGAATCTGCTGCGTGGTTATTTTTAAAGACTAAATATGTTAAATATGAGTTCACCAATTTAACAATGTGATATAGTTGTATGAATGCATTTATGTCGTTGTTATTAAGCTGCAATTGCGATATCCCATGTGTTGGttggaatttttatactctgatttatattataattACTGGGTAGAAATGAGGTGTTACAAGGTtcgatgtaacacccttctaaaaccccgcggaaaatttaacaataatcagagtaaaacatgaaaagggcattacaacttccagataaataaaataatactcatgtcatgccataaaagaaaacgttaaaccaaaattatccagattaacatgttaacacagcgaaaaatatctttaacatctgaataatgaaACAACCAGAGTCATAGACTCAAAAtaccaccataaacaaaacatccAATATTAAGAGTTTATCAAATAACTCTAcataacgtccccagtgttacacgaccagagcatgacacagagccaactgactctaacgaattacttgacgagctaatcctcaccaagtacaaaagctactcctcaatctgaaaaataacaacagtaagggtgagtttcattcgcattaacaaatgttataggaatataaacaatacagcctcattcatacattattcacccaaatcaattatatttcaaatagtatagcaacattcatcaaaCACAACCATCCATATCAAACACATgcgaattataacattggacaacctccattcatgttataattatgcacaacaacctaatgcaatgcaactaaatgcatgtggtaccaaatacgGGACGAACCcacctcaccgatccaccatcgtcaaggatatggcgacacccactcactaattccacacaatggaaattagctaccactgatccaccatcatcaaggattagccacataatgattataaaatgcatgcatcaaccacaacatgctcatcatcaacatccaccaacgattcataatgattcatccatgaccggtaaaatagcaagtgtactatttttaccgatgtagtaatagaGTAAAttccccaagtatcgaactcgcggactgcgtaggaatgaTATGTTTCAGACCagtgcaattgaataaaaagtcatcgggggGTTTggtttttatatttagtttaaataacaacttatgcAAAACGAAAGAGTTAAAATAGTTTGACTAATGAAAGTATGCGGAGACAAGTTAGGATAGATGTATTAATCGCTCTGTAACGAAGTAATTACCAATTGACAGACTAACTGACGAAATTCTCAACTACCAATGCCGAACATTGATttttcctaattccttagtgaaaaacttcttgagattaaaactATCTTCTCATTCCTGATCACGATAATTTTATACCAAGATTCTATAAGACATAGCCCGGATAAAATGATCGCTATtcatcaaacccttattcctaagtgattatcAGTGataacgttatgattaaaaagcATTGAGTCGGTTTGTCGGACCAAAATCCCAATCGTAAATCAACAATATACTTTCCAATATAatgaagcaataagaacttttaatcataaactgaatttcataaagataatctgAAAACAACAGTAAATATAATTCGttacatcacatgatccagggacatcaccctaacaagtaatagtttagctactcatggcaattgTCAAAATAACAGAATTTTAGGttgaagacattacaataagatgaatcggaattgatcttcaattgcggatgctcttgaagatttcttcgcttcaAACCCTAGTGCTTTCAATCCttcttttcacgttctccgaccgtcaaaaagtgattttctcctttccaaacagtgactaaatatctCTCAGCAATTATTCTCCTTCGAAAAGTCCATAATGCCCTTCCTTAAGTGactgattccaagagttgaaaacaaaactttttctgCGCGcacgtctgacacggccgtgtcacgggacacgggtggccgtgtcagatctCTGACTTCTTGGCTTTTAACAATTTCAATCATTTCCCTTCAGCAAGTGTGACatggccgtgtcacatgacacgggtggccgtgtcacagctctgtctcgCCAAAAACCACTTTTTCTTGTCTCGAATCGTGCCCTGTATCTGCATAACTTaaacactaccaacacaagatcaaaagcaatgaaaaaaaaacaacaaaaactagaaaagataacacaccaAACTCAAATACGAAAATTAACAAAACTAAAAAGAACTAGACTAAAACGACTCAAAATACCATCGAATGAAAtgcttttccattgattcgaacataggaacaaggtgaaattggtggccgatcacaaccccaaacttagctcattacttgtcctcaagtgatggacgAGAAAGCAAGAGGATACCTATGAATTTTCTTATGCTCCACAACATAACTgatgcttccacacttgataTTTACTTCCATGTCAAAGTGTTCGATTCCCCTCTTAAGTGTTTCACTCATTCATCAAGGCATACATATCTACTCTTAAATTTTGTACACATTCTGacacaattccacataatcaataacacacactttttgaggacttacaggttgtaacggggcttaggttaGGTAGGATAAACAAAGAAATTGGGTACGAGGGTTTATGGTTTGGTATTAACTAATCCGTCCGATATCTTTTTGCACATTACATAGCATTTGGAGTCTTTAGCAATTTTTCTGCTTTCCGGACTCTTAGAACTCTTTACATGATGACAAGTTtgtaaaacaaaatcaattttctattttttttccttttgcaCAAACATTTTCTTTCTTGCATgtgttcttttttttcttttcacatttgcCTCCTTCTTTTGCTACCGGACTTGGTTACCCCAAACTTAACTTTTGCTATCGGACTCGGACTTATAGTTAATACCAAATATAGAGGAAACAAGAGGGgttatgaaaaaatatatatacattttttttattaaaagaacaACATGGATGATGGGTAAAGATTGGTTAACGAGGGATAATAGACAACAAGGTTGGGTAAGAAAGGCTCAGGGTTACACAAAcaaaagtgcctcagtgtgtgtgatcaatttgtgtactatatgaagaacaaatgcaaaattagagTGATGATGCCATACCTGATGCTTTCTCATGATGAAATGATGTGTTTGGCTTTGTATATCCTCACATGTTAGGTATTGCTTACAGGTTCAACATTGGTCTCCATTTTGTACAACTTCATGTCCGGTTCGGGTTGCTCTAAACTCATTCATTTGGCACCATCAAGTTGCGTCTAGCATTTTTCTTCAGTTGTGCCAACTTTCACAGGTGCCCCGGAAGCCAATTTAAGATGCGTCTTTCCCCTTTTTCACCTTTATTCCCATGATACTTTTCTCTGAAATCACATTCATCCTCGTGCACAGAAGACTCAAAACacacataaaataaggaaataacacAAAcggaaataacataaaataacttaaaacgaaagaacctcccccacacttggacttaacattgtccgcaatgtgtaagcaagcataagGGAGACTTACAGTGCTTACTAAGGCGGAGGTGGAGGGTTGATAGGGGGCCCACCACAAAGAAAatgaaatttcaccaaaaatcaGCGCAtctgcctgacacggccgtgtcacatgacacgggtggccgtgtcatgACTCTGCCTCCCTTCCAACCTTGGGTTTCAAATAAATATCCTTCAGGGTTtacgacacggccgtgtcacatgacacgggtgcccgtgtcaggccCCTGACCTCCTccaaacttattatttttttatgtccagACTTATTTGTCCCTTCTCGCTTTTCTCTTCGCAAGAGACACACTGTTTGTACCtacaaaataaaatgcaaaaacacataaaactattaaaaagaaatcctgtgggttgcctcccacgaagcgcttcgtttaacgtcgcatggctcgacggtccattccctTCTATTATGGGGTATACTTCCTCTTCCACACCATGTTGCTTGTCCTTTCTGCAACCCAGAACTCATCTAGATTTAAAGGATGGACCACTTTGTGCCTCAAGTCACTTTCAACTTCCATCTCCTCACCtcgattttcctttttctttctttccttgatCTCTTTATTGGACTTTGGAGTTTTTATATGAGATGCTGCCACCTGAGAGATTTTGCTTGAGACCTTTTTTGGGGTCGGTTCCGATCTTTTGCTTTCGCCTACTATGTGGATCATTCCAACTGAAGATTGATTATCTCCACTTTCACATTGCTTCTTGGTGTTTAACACTTTTAGAGttatttcttcatcaaaagatttcaaaTTCAGAGTACCTTTTTCAATATCGAAATTGCACCGACTAGTGCGCAAGAAAGGTCGACCCAGAATAATAGGGGTCTCTTCATCTTCAGGGATATCcattatttcaaaatcaactgGAAAAACAAATTTGTCAATTTCTACAAATACATCTTCTGCCACCCCATATGACCTCTTCATGGTGTGATCTGCAAATTTCAACTCTTTCCTATTTCACTCACCTTTTCAATACCGAGCTTTTTAAAGATAGATAACGGCATTAAGCTCACACTAGCACCCGAATCAATTAGAACCTTCatgaaagttttattttttatcgTGCACGGTATTGCAACTGATCCAGGATCTTTCTGCTTGATTGGTATTCTCTTCTCTGGTGAGATTGCACAACATTTCTCCTTCTTAACTACCCCTTCACCCCTTGTTGGTTTCTTTTTAGATATCacttccttcatgaatttcctgtAGAATGGCATTTTCTCGAGTGCATCAAAGAATGGAATATtgatctctaactttttgaagtatgtggcaaacttctcaaagtcttgctCTTTTTGGTCCTTCTTTGCTACTCGAGAAGGATACGACAACTTAATCAATGGTGTcggctctttttttcttttctcttcagtTGGCTTCACAGGTTGTATCACCTCCTCTGGCACTTTCTTATTTTCACGCACTTCAAGATCTACTTTGATGATATCATCATACTCGGTTacatttttttcttctggttttgatCTTCTCAGACTTCTTGTTGAGATGACATTCACATTCTGATGCTCCCTTGGGTTTGTAACAGTTGCACTTGGTAAGGCACCTTGTGGTTGAGCATTGGCGagttgttgtgctatctgactcatctGAACCTTAAGATTTTTGATGGATGCACCCGTGTTTCGAAAAttactccttgtttcttcttggaattgggagctttgagcggccatcttttcaagGGCGATCTCCCAATCCGCTTTTCTAGGggcctgttgctgaggttgttgataatgttgttgaggaggtctatATTGTTACCGCGACTGCTGACCTTGATATGGAATAACCCCTTATTTAGGAG is a window from the Vicia villosa cultivar HV-30 ecotype Madison, WI unplaced genomic scaffold, Vvil1.0 ctg.001627F_1_1, whole genome shotgun sequence genome containing:
- the LOC131636085 gene encoding uncharacterized protein LOC131636085 — its product is MSQIAQQLANAQPQGALPSATVTNPREHQNVNVISTRSLRRSKPEEKNVTEYDDIIKVDLEVRENKKVPEEVIQPVKPTEEKRKKEPTPLIKLSYPSRVAKKDQKEQDFEKFATYFKKLEINIPFFDALEKMPFYRKFMKEVISKKKPTRGEGVVKKEKCCAISPEKRIPIKQKDPGSVAIPCTIKNKTFMKVLIDSGASVSLMPLSIFKKLGIEKVSEIGKS